The proteins below are encoded in one region of Gimesia sp.:
- a CDS encoding transposase gives DQRLVEIARNDPRVRLLMTLPGVSHVVAVGLLAAIGDIERFCDGNHAASYLGLVPSIRQSGNKCYHGRITKMGNPHCRWLLTQACQHVSRHPGPLGAFYRRLVKRKPRQVAIMALARKLVTIAWQMLKQNEPYRYAKPMLMAKKFTDLDRKYRQEQRRTPSAARAKAGDGLTAVYDEIGFTDSLSLDQVPDGERRMLIEKDVMMFVEELYRPVKKNRSTQTDK, from the coding sequence CGATCAGCGTCTCGTTGAGATTGCTCGAAATGATCCCAGAGTCCGACTCCTGATGACACTTCCTGGAGTGAGCCATGTCGTTGCTGTGGGACTACTGGCTGCGATCGGTGATATTGAGCGTTTTTGTGATGGCAATCATGCTGCTTCTTATCTGGGACTCGTTCCATCAATACGACAGTCAGGAAATAAGTGCTATCACGGAAGAATTACAAAGATGGGAAATCCCCACTGCCGCTGGTTGCTGACGCAGGCCTGCCAGCATGTATCGCGTCACCCAGGTCCACTGGGAGCATTCTACCGCCGGCTGGTGAAACGCAAACCACGTCAGGTAGCAATCATGGCGTTAGCACGAAAACTGGTAACCATCGCCTGGCAGATGCTCAAACAGAATGAACCTTACCGATATGCCAAACCTATGCTGATGGCAAAAAAATTCACGGATCTGGATCGTAAGTATCGGCAGGAACAACGAAGAACTCCTTCGGCTGCGAGAGCGAAGGCAGGAGATGGCCTCACGGCAGTCTACGACGAAATTGGATTCACGGACTCATTATCCCTGGATCAAGTTCCCGATGGAGAACGCCGCATGTTAATTGAAAAGGATGTGATGATGTTTGTTGAAGAACTGTACCGCCCAGTCAAGAAAAATAGATCTACTCAAACAGACAAATAG
- a CDS encoding CerR family C-terminal domain-containing protein: MKKGKQKITPAKNEGGVSSTRQKILEVAGQVFAEKGFDRATSKEITELANTNAASVNYYFGSLEELYKAVLHEAASRLITTDSIRSATEEKSDPQTKLYAFVEVFVQALTSPISSSWVLRVISRELVHPTSVTASFKGKERVERIFILKSIVSELMGLPANHPAVERGCLSIIGPCFMLLICDRPSLQEMFPNLGFAQKDATALVKHLAEYALAGITSIANDIETKQLKK; this comes from the coding sequence ATGAAGAAAGGCAAACAGAAAATTACCCCAGCGAAAAATGAAGGAGGAGTGTCATCCACTCGCCAGAAAATATTAGAAGTTGCTGGACAGGTGTTTGCCGAAAAGGGGTTTGATCGGGCAACCAGCAAGGAGATTACGGAACTGGCCAACACGAATGCGGCTTCTGTAAACTACTATTTTGGGAGCCTGGAAGAGCTATATAAGGCCGTACTTCATGAAGCTGCATCTAGATTAATCACTACTGATTCTATTAGAAGTGCTACCGAGGAAAAATCTGACCCACAGACAAAGTTATATGCGTTCGTGGAGGTTTTTGTCCAAGCCCTTACTAGTCCGATTTCTTCTTCTTGGGTATTGCGCGTCATTAGTCGAGAACTTGTCCATCCAACGTCAGTTACTGCATCCTTTAAAGGAAAAGAGAGGGTCGAGAGGATATTTATTCTTAAAAGCATTGTTAGCGAATTGATGGGATTACCAGCGAATCATCCCGCAGTGGAACGAGGATGTTTAAGTATCATCGGTCCGTGTTTTATGTTACTTATTTGCGATCGACCTTCGCTTCAGGAGATGTTCCCCAACCTCGGTTTCGCACAAAAAGATGCTACGGCTCTGGTTAAACATTTGGCGGAATACGCACTCGCTGGAATTACATCCATTGCAAATGATATAGAAACAAAGCAATTGAAGAAATAA
- a CDS encoding DUF2141 domain-containing protein: MQIRLLNHSICLTIFTTCLLGQTSYAEEYQSSLAVEVSSIPREGAITTVILFKDPKAFTPKMATSDRKQWKGYHSIIDRKSRAGKSVVTFDKLVPGDYSVFVYCDLNSNKKLDTKFPGIPIEPIGTSNNIVPPRQRPTWNNTKIQLAPGKNVKKIKLVSVSR; this comes from the coding sequence ATGCAGATCCGATTACTGAATCACTCCATTTGTTTAACCATTTTCACGACATGTTTGTTGGGCCAAACAAGCTATGCTGAAGAGTATCAGTCGAGTCTTGCAGTTGAGGTGAGCAGCATTCCCAGAGAAGGAGCAATTACTACTGTCATTTTGTTCAAAGACCCCAAAGCCTTCACTCCTAAAATGGCCACATCTGATCGAAAGCAATGGAAGGGGTATCACTCAATAATTGACAGAAAGTCACGAGCGGGCAAATCAGTCGTAACGTTTGATAAACTTGTTCCCGGTGATTATTCAGTATTCGTCTATTGTGATCTCAATTCAAATAAGAAACTGGATACAAAGTTTCCAGGTATCCCGATTGAACCAATTGGAACATCAAATAATATTGTGCCTCCTAGACAACGGCCTACCTGGAATAATACCAAGATCCAATTGGCACCAGGGAAGAATGTAAAGAAGATAAAGCTAGTCTCAGTTTCACGCTGA
- a CDS encoding efflux RND transporter periplasmic adaptor subunit has translation MNNNRTRSNIWSRRLLKISLIVLIIVGLVFWLRYAPVTVIEHQISRGPMVSEVLGTGTLEARVSTRISPKISGRIKEILVDQGDRVQNGELLVRLDDEELKQQVAIAQAQVEASAAAIDRLETDRDRSTAVFKQATKSHNRITSLFEKSAASQAEVDQSAEALAIAVAGVSQSEASIIEGKKELITAERTLAYQRARLQDAEIKAPFAGIVVKRTREPGDVAVPGSTILSIIATDELWISAWVDETEIAHLEPEQPARVLFRSEPHHTYPGKVTRLGLEADRETREFIVDVGVLELPQNWAVGQRAEVYIKTAEKKNVIQLPTRFLKKERGEDGVYLNQNGFAVWQPVEVGLRNRDTVEVLTGLKTGDSVVIATDIKNGLKNNRKIITP, from the coding sequence ATGAATAATAATCGGACTCGCAGCAATATATGGAGCAGGCGCTTACTAAAAATATCACTCATTGTACTGATCATAGTTGGGCTGGTTTTCTGGCTAAGGTATGCTCCTGTAACAGTAATTGAACATCAGATTTCACGGGGGCCAATGGTTTCCGAAGTTCTTGGAACAGGGACTCTGGAAGCACGTGTTTCCACAAGGATTAGCCCTAAGATCTCAGGGAGAATTAAAGAGATCTTAGTCGATCAGGGGGATCGCGTGCAGAACGGAGAGCTTCTTGTACGACTAGATGACGAAGAACTAAAGCAACAAGTAGCTATTGCTCAAGCGCAGGTCGAAGCAAGTGCAGCTGCAATTGATCGACTTGAGACAGATCGAGATCGCTCAACGGCAGTATTCAAACAGGCAACTAAAAGCCACAATCGCATTACATCCCTGTTCGAGAAGAGTGCGGCAAGCCAGGCTGAGGTAGATCAATCTGCTGAAGCATTAGCAATTGCTGTCGCTGGGGTCTCCCAATCAGAGGCCTCTATCATCGAAGGGAAAAAAGAACTAATTACAGCAGAGAGAACATTAGCGTATCAGAGAGCAAGGCTGCAAGATGCGGAAATTAAAGCACCATTTGCCGGAATCGTTGTCAAACGAACTCGAGAACCTGGAGACGTGGCGGTCCCTGGGAGTACCATCTTAAGTATCATTGCCACTGACGAATTGTGGATCAGCGCGTGGGTAGACGAGACAGAGATAGCTCATCTCGAACCCGAGCAACCAGCAAGAGTATTATTCCGATCAGAACCACATCATACTTATCCAGGAAAAGTCACCCGTCTGGGACTGGAGGCAGACCGTGAGACAAGAGAATTCATTGTAGATGTTGGAGTTCTTGAGCTACCCCAAAACTGGGCTGTTGGCCAGCGTGCCGAAGTCTATATTAAAACAGCTGAAAAGAAAAACGTGATCCAGCTGCCTACCAGATTTCTGAAAAAAGAAAGAGGTGAGGATGGAGTCTATCTAAATCAAAACGGCTTTGCTGTCTGGCAACCAGTAGAAGTGGGGCTACGTAATCGGGATACTGTAGAGGTTCTCACAGGACTGAAAACGGGAGACAGTGTTGTCATTGCTACGGATATAAAAAATGGTTTAAAAAATAATCGAAAAATTATAACACCATGA
- a CDS encoding ABC transporter permease codes for MNLATRDIRHNLGRFALTTFGVGMLLMVVMGMGGIYRGIVEDATLLIDKIGADLWIVQKHTRGPFAELSQVPSNLTQRALSVPGVLSTRDFIYHTIQRVRNDKPLRIAVLGLSWPTDKGEWIPLKSGRPLGQNHFEMIADESLGLQLGETIKLGKDSFLVVGISQSMISSNGDGIGFFTVADAQSIQSDAAGEAVRLERASRKARGERSEMGLQQPSNLDLAERPSNELPAISRPQLTAVMVTLAPGADLDQITRIFSGWGDVSVFTKSGQRELLLKGSVEKIRRQIGLFKILLTVIAAVIMALILYTLTLDKLHSIALLKLIGAPNSVILGLIMQQALMLGVLGFGIAYLLGKKIFPLFPRRVILVESDLYQLGVIVLLISIASSLLGIWKAMRVSPNEALS; via the coding sequence ATGAATCTAGCCACAAGGGATATACGACATAATCTTGGTCGTTTCGCTCTGACTACATTTGGGGTCGGGATGCTTCTAATGGTTGTCATGGGTATGGGAGGGATCTATCGCGGAATCGTAGAGGACGCGACCCTGCTCATTGATAAGATTGGAGCTGATCTCTGGATTGTGCAGAAACATACAAGAGGTCCGTTTGCAGAACTGTCTCAAGTCCCATCGAATCTTACCCAACGCGCTTTATCAGTCCCTGGCGTTCTGTCGACCAGAGATTTCATTTACCACACAATTCAACGTGTAAGAAATGATAAGCCATTGCGTATCGCTGTATTAGGATTAAGTTGGCCTACAGACAAGGGCGAATGGATACCACTGAAATCAGGACGCCCGCTGGGCCAGAATCACTTTGAGATGATTGCAGACGAGTCACTCGGCCTTCAACTAGGCGAAACGATCAAGCTAGGAAAAGATTCTTTTCTGGTTGTTGGTATTTCACAAAGCATGATCAGTTCCAATGGGGACGGAATTGGTTTTTTCACAGTTGCAGATGCGCAGTCGATTCAGTCTGATGCAGCAGGCGAAGCTGTCCGACTGGAAAGGGCTTCACGAAAAGCACGTGGTGAACGGAGCGAAATGGGACTCCAGCAACCATCTAATCTGGATCTGGCAGAAAGACCTTCAAATGAACTTCCAGCGATTTCTCGACCTCAGCTAACTGCAGTCATGGTAACTCTCGCTCCTGGGGCAGATCTGGACCAAATCACTAGAATTTTTTCCGGCTGGGGAGACGTTTCAGTTTTCACAAAATCAGGTCAACGAGAGCTGTTACTGAAGGGGAGTGTCGAAAAGATTCGACGCCAGATTGGACTCTTCAAGATTCTTCTGACGGTTATAGCAGCTGTCATTATGGCGTTGATACTTTATACATTAACACTGGACAAGCTGCATTCGATTGCATTGCTCAAATTGATCGGGGCTCCCAATAGTGTCATTTTGGGCTTGATTATGCAACAAGCTCTTATGCTTGGGGTTCTCGGATTTGGGATAGCCTATCTATTGGGAAAGAAAATCTTTCCTCTATTTCCCCGTCGTGTAATTCTTGTTGAATCGGACTTATATCAACTAGGCGTTATTGTGCTCCTTATTTCTATTGCGTCGAGCCTTTTGGGGATTTGGAAAGCAATGCGTGTTTCTCCTAACGAAGCTCTGTCTTAG
- a CDS encoding ABC transporter ATP-binding protein — MDNYFAIEAIDLTKVYGSGNTEVIAMKNASLQLKRGEIAALLGPSGSGKSTFLTAVGLINPPTSGTIIIGGQLVMEGQQSQTNLRSFRRQHIGYVFQKSNLIPFLTALENVQISLELNGNSKRESQDKAQQLLDELGIGERSDNLPSMLSGGQQQRVAVARALANQPNVILADEPTAALDSKRGRQVMELFAQVAHTRGAGVIVVTHDHRALDVFDTIYEMEDGMMHQEL, encoded by the coding sequence ATGGATAATTATTTTGCAATTGAAGCAATCGACCTGACGAAAGTTTACGGTAGTGGTAATACCGAAGTGATCGCCATGAAAAATGCATCACTTCAGTTGAAGCGTGGTGAAATTGCCGCCTTGCTAGGCCCCAGTGGCTCTGGTAAATCCACTTTTCTTACTGCTGTTGGACTGATCAACCCTCCTACCTCAGGGACTATCATTATTGGAGGGCAGTTAGTCATGGAAGGTCAGCAAAGCCAAACTAATCTTCGTTCATTTCGGCGCCAGCATATAGGATATGTTTTTCAGAAATCAAATTTGATTCCGTTTTTAACCGCTCTTGAAAATGTGCAAATCTCCCTGGAACTCAATGGTAACTCTAAACGAGAATCGCAAGACAAAGCTCAGCAATTGCTAGATGAACTCGGAATTGGAGAACGTTCAGATAATCTGCCTTCGATGCTTTCAGGAGGCCAGCAACAGCGAGTTGCTGTTGCGCGAGCTCTTGCAAATCAACCCAATGTGATACTGGCAGATGAACCTACTGCAGCACTGGACAGTAAGCGAGGAAGACAAGTGATGGAATTATTCGCACAAGTGGCTCACACTCGAGGGGCTGGGGTAATTGTTGTAACACACGATCATAGAGCTTTGGACGTTTTTGACACAATATATGAAATGGAAGACGGGATGATGCATCAGGAGTTGTGA
- a CDS encoding DUF542 domain-containing protein, producing the protein MMTLRDRVGDGISNHPAISRIIEQHLIEYYCRGERSLKEACRSAQVDTEIVLGELHGVVSHNHNQHESNFATLSLTGTCDEIESTHYKYLKQELPRVKHLIAKVLSVHGDQHAWLLLLADFFDLLCEELNPHMFKEEQIL; encoded by the coding sequence ATGATGACTCTGAGAGATAGAGTAGGAGACGGGATATCCAATCATCCTGCAATTTCACGCATCATTGAGCAACATTTGATCGAATACTACTGTCGTGGAGAACGCTCACTGAAAGAGGCTTGCAGGTCGGCACAGGTTGATACGGAAATCGTACTCGGCGAACTTCATGGTGTTGTTTCTCACAATCATAATCAACACGAAAGTAACTTTGCTACGTTATCTCTGACAGGAACGTGTGATGAGATCGAATCAACTCATTATAAATACCTGAAACAAGAATTACCTCGAGTCAAACACCTGATTGCCAAGGTTCTCTCAGTCCACGGAGATCAGCATGCATGGTTGCTTTTGCTCGCTGATTTTTTTGACCTGCTCTGCGAGGAACTTAACCCGCATATGTTTAAAGAAGAGCAAATCCTGTGA
- a CDS encoding chloride channel protein encodes MTEHESTQSPTTEGLTVSPSLDFVAEAAQIPPETTPINVRTLRICSLAIVLGAVAAFVALCLTSLIGCITNLSFYGKLSTSFISPAPAVQYLGLWVVFIPVAGALIVGLMARYGSKGIRGHGIPEAMEQVLTNESRIPMRLMFLKPLSAAVSIGTGGPFGAEGPIIATGGALGSVIGQFLESTATERKTLLAAGAAAGMAATFGSPVSAVLLAVELLLFEFRPRSIIPVALASSTATGMRIMLEGAEPVFQMTDIQAPGGAALISYILIGAGLGLFAVIITRAVYAIEDSFERLPIHWMWWPAIGAFAVGIVGYFAPDTLGVGYYNISDMLSNNLTVPTILFLCIMKFISWSISLGSGTSGGTLAPLFTIGGGIGAVLGTAFNAAIPGVGVDVRIAALVGMAAIFAGASRAMLTSVVFAFETTLQPLGLLPLLGGCAAAHLVSSFLMRNSIMTEKIARRGIRTPEDYEADLLEQVHVSSIMTKDVVTLQSNNKIADVQEWLATRSNHTSHQGFPVVDDHGVTVGVLTQRDVLTADASSDRTLDKIINRPPLFVYDDCTVRQATDHMVNHEVGRLPVIQRSKNGELVGIITRSDILSVFYRRVNDTQLQQPIWRSGAQDRLR; translated from the coding sequence ATGACCGAACACGAATCAACTCAATCACCGACAACTGAGGGACTGACTGTTTCACCCTCACTCGACTTTGTCGCCGAGGCAGCACAGATTCCCCCTGAGACAACGCCCATCAATGTGCGCACACTGCGAATTTGCAGCCTTGCAATCGTGTTGGGAGCCGTTGCAGCATTTGTGGCTTTGTGCCTGACGTCTCTGATAGGGTGTATTACAAATCTCAGTTTTTATGGCAAACTGAGCACTTCATTCATTTCTCCCGCTCCAGCAGTACAATATTTAGGGCTTTGGGTTGTCTTCATACCTGTGGCAGGTGCTTTGATTGTTGGGCTCATGGCCAGATATGGATCCAAGGGAATTCGAGGTCATGGTATCCCAGAGGCAATGGAACAGGTTTTAACCAATGAAAGCCGGATTCCAATGCGTTTGATGTTTCTCAAACCACTTTCAGCGGCGGTTTCGATTGGGACTGGGGGCCCCTTTGGGGCAGAAGGCCCCATCATTGCTACAGGAGGGGCCTTGGGTTCGGTCATCGGCCAATTTCTGGAGTCTACTGCTACAGAACGCAAAACCTTGTTAGCGGCCGGAGCTGCAGCGGGAATGGCGGCCACATTTGGTAGCCCGGTATCAGCTGTGTTGCTGGCTGTTGAATTATTACTTTTCGAATTTCGTCCTCGCTCCATTATCCCTGTTGCTCTGGCCTCCTCGACTGCAACCGGGATGCGAATTATGCTCGAAGGGGCTGAACCTGTATTTCAGATGACTGATATCCAGGCACCTGGAGGGGCAGCCTTAATCAGCTACATTTTGATCGGGGCCGGCCTGGGCTTGTTTGCTGTCATTATTACCCGGGCTGTGTACGCTATTGAAGACAGCTTTGAACGTCTACCGATTCACTGGATGTGGTGGCCGGCCATTGGTGCCTTCGCAGTGGGAATCGTGGGTTACTTCGCCCCAGATACATTGGGGGTCGGATATTACAATATCAGTGATATGCTTTCCAATAATCTTACTGTTCCAACAATTTTGTTTCTATGTATCATGAAATTCATTTCGTGGTCGATTTCCCTGGGAAGCGGCACCTCGGGAGGAACACTCGCTCCTCTGTTTACCATTGGTGGCGGAATTGGAGCGGTTTTGGGAACAGCATTTAATGCGGCAATCCCGGGAGTGGGGGTCGATGTGAGGATCGCTGCTTTGGTCGGTATGGCGGCGATCTTCGCTGGGGCTTCACGAGCCATGCTGACCTCAGTCGTGTTCGCATTCGAGACTACCTTGCAACCACTCGGATTGCTGCCTCTCTTAGGCGGTTGCGCGGCTGCTCATCTGGTCTCGAGTTTCTTGATGCGTAACTCGATCATGACTGAAAAAATTGCCAGAAGGGGCATTCGTACTCCAGAAGATTACGAAGCTGATCTTTTGGAGCAAGTACATGTTTCCAGCATCATGACAAAGGATGTTGTTACATTACAATCGAATAATAAGATCGCTGATGTCCAGGAATGGCTTGCAACAAGAAGCAATCATACGTCCCATCAGGGATTTCCTGTCGTGGACGATCACGGTGTCACAGTAGGTGTGTTGACCCAACGAGATGTATTGACTGCCGATGCTTCATCAGATCGTACTCTGGATAAAATTATCAATCGCCCACCTTTATTCGTCTATGATGATTGTACAGTTAGGCAAGCTACAGACCACATGGTTAATCACGAAGTAGGTCGTCTTCCGGTGATACAGCGGTCGAAGAATGGTGAATTGGTTGGGATTATTACTCGAAGCGACATTTTGTCAGTTTTTTATCGAAGAGTAAATGACACTCAATTACAACAACCGATCTGGCGTTCGGGGGCGCAAGACAGACTTCGATAA
- a CDS encoding NAD(P)/FAD-dependent oxidoreductase, whose translation MNSPNQSDVIVIGGGPAGATASTLVAQQGYSVKLLEREPTPQYRIGESLIPETYWTFKRLNMLNKLRTSHFVKKHSVQFVNSSGKLSAPFNFFEHNPHECSQTWQIRRSEFDAMMLQNAQEQGVDVAQGVRVLDVLFQNDRAIGVVIKNAEGRREELLARVVVDASGQSSMILNKFKLREPDPELNKGAIWTYYEGAYRDEEPNAGATIVLSLKNSNGWFWYIPLHENTVSVGVVADFDYLFKERQDHATTFQEELINCPVVKERLSLGTQVAKVRATRDFTYRSKQAAGNGWVLVGDALGFLDPLYSSGVLLALKSGELAADAIVEGLRKNDTSKELLGKWAEEYFKGMNRMRRLVVEFYNGFNFGEFVKCYPHHKGNVTNLLIGDLFKDELDQVFLDIDRMKSKDM comes from the coding sequence ATGAATTCTCCAAATCAAAGCGATGTGATTGTTATCGGAGGTGGTCCAGCCGGCGCCACAGCATCCACCCTCGTGGCACAACAGGGATATTCTGTCAAATTATTGGAACGTGAACCAACTCCTCAGTATCGGATTGGTGAATCACTGATCCCCGAGACATACTGGACATTTAAGCGTCTGAATATGCTGAATAAGTTAAGAACCAGCCATTTTGTCAAAAAACATAGCGTTCAATTTGTGAATTCATCCGGAAAGTTATCAGCCCCATTTAATTTCTTTGAACACAACCCACACGAATGCTCGCAGACCTGGCAGATCCGTCGGAGCGAATTTGATGCAATGATGTTACAGAATGCCCAGGAGCAAGGGGTTGATGTCGCCCAGGGGGTGAGAGTTCTAGATGTGCTGTTTCAGAATGACAGGGCTATTGGTGTTGTTATTAAAAATGCTGAAGGACGACGCGAAGAACTTCTCGCGAGAGTGGTTGTGGATGCAAGCGGCCAAAGTTCTATGATACTGAATAAATTTAAATTACGAGAACCTGATCCAGAGCTGAATAAAGGTGCTATCTGGACGTACTATGAAGGGGCTTACCGGGATGAAGAACCAAACGCAGGCGCCACGATTGTACTTAGTTTAAAAAACTCGAACGGCTGGTTTTGGTATATCCCGCTACATGAGAATACCGTGAGTGTTGGAGTTGTTGCAGACTTCGACTACCTGTTCAAAGAAAGACAGGACCATGCAACTACTTTTCAGGAAGAATTAATCAATTGTCCGGTTGTAAAAGAACGACTCTCGCTGGGAACTCAGGTAGCGAAGGTCAGGGCAACCAGGGATTTTACTTATCGCTCTAAACAGGCTGCGGGAAATGGTTGGGTACTCGTTGGAGATGCTTTAGGGTTTCTTGATCCCCTCTATTCTTCAGGCGTTCTGCTAGCTCTAAAGTCAGGCGAATTAGCGGCGGATGCGATTGTCGAAGGACTCAGAAAGAATGATACTTCGAAAGAGCTGCTTGGAAAGTGGGCTGAGGAGTATTTCAAGGGAATGAATCGTATGCGCCGCCTCGTGGTTGAGTTTTATAATGGCTTCAACTTCGGTGAATTTGTGAAATGTTATCCACACCACAAAGGTAACGTCACAAATCTGTTGATCGGCGATTTATTCAAGGACGAGCTGGATCAGGTATTCCTCGATATCGATCGAATGAAATCCAAAGATATGTAA
- the cas5 gene encoding type I-MYXAN CRISPR-associated protein Cas5/Cmx5/DevS: MIGVRVTVPISCFRKGYAREYLETHLLPPPATCYGFLLSLVGECDRQRHIGCRVTAGLISAPVKSVVLRKVWRVKNPRPEARENIRPDYQELLSNLELVLWLDSAEEDRSRPTLDKRVCSTLEYPEHTHRFGGLSLGESTHLVNDVSVIKEISKLKGDLEATMFLLDARGEQTLPVWVDHVQSTNTRYVTGTIQTRNLNTLSRDEIPMIIPP, from the coding sequence GTGATTGGAGTTCGTGTAACTGTGCCCATCTCCTGTTTCCGGAAAGGATACGCGCGGGAATATCTGGAAACTCATCTTTTACCACCACCGGCAACGTGTTACGGATTCCTGTTATCGCTGGTTGGCGAATGTGATCGGCAGCGACATATCGGCTGTCGAGTGACTGCAGGACTTATTTCCGCGCCGGTGAAGAGTGTTGTCTTGAGAAAAGTCTGGCGAGTTAAAAATCCACGTCCTGAGGCGCGTGAGAATATTCGTCCCGATTACCAGGAATTATTGTCTAATTTAGAACTGGTACTATGGCTCGATTCAGCAGAGGAAGATCGGAGTAGACCGACTCTGGACAAACGCGTCTGCTCTACGCTGGAATATCCGGAGCACACACATCGTTTTGGTGGACTTTCTCTAGGAGAAAGTACCCATCTGGTCAATGACGTTTCGGTTATCAAGGAAATATCAAAGTTGAAAGGAGATTTAGAAGCGACCATGTTCCTTTTGGATGCTAGAGGAGAACAAACCTTGCCGGTTTGGGTAGATCACGTGCAATCTACCAATACGCGTTATGTCACTGGGACTATACAAACACGAAATCTGAATACGCTTTCACGTGACGAAATTCCGATGATCATCCCGCCCTGA
- the cas7i gene encoding type I-B CRISPR-associated protein Cas7/Cst2/DevR, which yields MSLHVYANFVTPYGTAANNRAETDGNITTLQKILWLGQPHSTVSAEAIRFSLRRRLADLEDSGTNRRWNETERTNSWEDPEFRGWDTDSGKTYIDDDLLGYMRAEAAKTEGTTSTKVRRAVLELTRAVSLTPWNGDVTFNAASPGATPAAVRGKDKFKHPVPYGCEMHATRYQYGMSLTPESLREKSRAASAIEALCHLGTVAGNQGRFLYDFSPDAVVFRLTHDPAPRILYCFESNDHGKTVSVDQLLARLDSGDIQIEELICGVSDFESPLYQQLKNRGLETMGVKAACASVLDRMSKLIGNEAQP from the coding sequence ATGTCCCTGCATGTCTATGCTAATTTTGTAACACCCTATGGGACCGCTGCTAATAATCGGGCGGAAACCGATGGTAATATCACAACTTTACAAAAAATTCTCTGGCTGGGACAGCCGCATTCTACCGTGAGCGCGGAAGCGATACGTTTTTCACTGCGGAGACGTCTGGCAGATCTGGAAGACTCAGGTACGAATCGACGCTGGAATGAGACTGAACGCACCAATTCCTGGGAGGATCCGGAATTTCGAGGATGGGATACTGACTCTGGCAAAACCTATATTGATGATGACCTTTTGGGGTATATGCGGGCTGAGGCTGCCAAAACCGAAGGTACTACTTCTACCAAAGTCCGTCGTGCTGTACTGGAACTGACTCGAGCAGTCTCTTTAACCCCCTGGAACGGTGACGTCACATTCAATGCTGCCAGTCCAGGAGCGACACCAGCGGCGGTTCGTGGTAAGGATAAATTCAAACATCCGGTTCCTTATGGTTGTGAAATGCATGCGACGCGATATCAGTACGGCATGTCACTGACACCGGAAAGTCTACGGGAAAAGTCCAGGGCAGCCTCCGCCATTGAAGCATTGTGTCACCTGGGGACAGTGGCAGGTAATCAAGGTCGATTCTTATATGACTTCTCTCCCGATGCCGTTGTATTCCGGTTGACCCACGATCCGGCACCTCGAATTCTTTATTGTTTCGAGTCGAACGATCACGGGAAGACTGTTTCCGTTGATCAGCTCCTTGCACGCCTGGATTCTGGCGATATTCAGATTGAAGAATTGATATGTGGCGTCAGTGATTTCGAATCTCCCCTGTATCAACAATTGAAAAACAGGGGCCTCGAAACGATGGGAGTGAAAGCTGCGTGTGCCTCCGTGCTTGATAGAATGTCGAAGCTAATAGGAAACGAGGCCCAACCGTGA